A portion of the Vreelandella subglaciescola genome contains these proteins:
- a CDS encoding IS481 family transposase — protein sequence MDIKLHKTATTTPRTRQEIQQAPTAVSDSELARRYHVSCPTIARWRYRTTQHDRSHTRHHLLTTLSPAQEEIVVALRESLRLSVDDLLTVAKEFLHPDLSRSALERLLKRRGLPSLATLNKQEKAAQKPPYKPFKDYEPGYVHVDVKYLPKMPDEDQRRYLFVAIDRATRWVYLEVRQHQSANDAEVFLHHVREQAPFKIKTLLTDNGKCFTDRFAAGGERRPTGKHRVDQFCEHHAVEHRLIPPYRPQTNGMVERFNGRISDVLNTHRFDSRDDLETTLKRYNWLYNHHINQKALHHRTPIGAMKQWQQDRPELFRKRVINHAGPDN from the coding sequence ATGGATATCAAACTGCATAAAACGGCCACTACAACACCACGCACCCGTCAGGAGATTCAGCAAGCGCCGACGGCAGTCAGCGATAGTGAATTGGCCCGGCGCTATCATGTGTCGTGTCCCACCATTGCCCGATGGCGCTATCGCACGACTCAGCATGACCGCTCGCACACGCGCCACCATCTGCTGACAACCCTATCGCCGGCACAAGAAGAGATCGTGGTGGCACTGCGCGAGTCCCTGCGCTTGAGCGTTGACGATTTGCTGACAGTGGCCAAGGAGTTTCTCCATCCCGACCTGTCGCGCTCTGCTCTTGAACGCCTGCTGAAACGCCGTGGTTTGCCTAGCCTTGCCACCTTGAACAAGCAGGAGAAGGCAGCTCAAAAACCGCCTTACAAGCCGTTCAAGGACTATGAGCCGGGCTACGTTCATGTTGACGTCAAATACCTTCCCAAGATGCCTGACGAAGACCAGAGGCGTTATCTCTTCGTGGCTATTGACCGGGCAACCCGCTGGGTTTATCTGGAGGTGCGTCAACATCAGTCCGCCAACGATGCTGAGGTCTTTTTACATCACGTTCGCGAGCAAGCCCCGTTCAAAATCAAAACGTTGCTGACAGACAATGGCAAGTGTTTCACTGACCGTTTTGCGGCAGGGGGAGAACGTCGACCTACTGGCAAACATCGGGTGGATCAGTTCTGTGAGCATCACGCGGTGGAGCACCGTCTGATACCCCCTTACCGGCCGCAAACTAACGGCATGGTAGAGCGCTTCAATGGCCGCATCAGTGATGTGTTGAATACGCACCGATTTGACTCTCGGGATGACCTAGAGACCACGCTCAAGCGCTATAACTGGTTGTATAATCACCATATCAATCAAAAAGCCTTGCACCACCGGACGCCGATTGGTGCAATGAAGCAATGGCAGCAAGATCGCCCCGAATTATTCCGGAAACGCGTAATTAATCATGCGGGACCCGACAATTAG
- a CDS encoding PD-(D/E)XK nuclease family protein codes for MDDSLLVSLRQYRPREGRDSLEDFITEVFAWLLRNVEGVAAKVLETTVMRMRADRRIDVPMCDVTWDTQVAYPGARLDMLAQWAGGAILFEHKVHAALHQEQVLRYQELAQNHFEGQEARVVVISTTFDQHRSEADGCLCWHHIYTALEEYVGQCDNATEQFHIDSFLALLRHEGLHPAAPIDHQAIRYYPIAGKLPNQISQALSPLAGRHWPLEGGYESSMKNYRWGRLGFELVHASGPVKWMPGIFVGVILDGTDHSVQHRHPDQVMLQMILDFSHALHQTYSYLPSYLSLVESLREGAPSTRWSFYHHREEDRSNNYHPIYLETPLLDVLRGTQTIEDQQEALYAAICEALQLLQHDRCLSALTEECRATLEAELLPSD; via the coding sequence ATGGACGATTCTCTATTGGTTAGCCTTCGACAGTATCGCCCCCGGGAGGGGCGTGACTCTCTTGAGGATTTCATCACTGAGGTTTTTGCCTGGCTGCTACGCAATGTGGAAGGAGTGGCTGCAAAGGTGCTTGAAACTACCGTCATGCGCATGCGAGCGGACCGCAGAATCGATGTTCCAATGTGCGATGTGACTTGGGACACCCAAGTAGCCTATCCCGGAGCTCGCCTAGACATGCTGGCGCAATGGGCGGGCGGGGCGATCCTGTTCGAGCACAAGGTGCATGCCGCACTGCATCAGGAGCAGGTTCTCCGCTACCAAGAACTTGCCCAGAACCACTTTGAGGGCCAAGAAGCTAGAGTCGTTGTGATCAGTACGACCTTTGATCAACATCGCTCCGAAGCCGATGGCTGCCTCTGTTGGCACCACATCTACACCGCACTGGAAGAGTATGTCGGCCAATGCGATAACGCGACCGAGCAGTTTCATATCGACAGCTTTTTGGCCCTATTGCGCCATGAGGGACTGCATCCCGCTGCTCCCATCGACCATCAGGCCATCCGCTATTATCCTATCGCTGGAAAGTTGCCAAACCAGATTTCGCAGGCTCTTTCTCCTCTAGCCGGCAGGCACTGGCCGCTTGAAGGTGGATACGAGAGTTCCATGAAGAATTATCGGTGGGGACGCCTTGGCTTTGAGCTAGTGCATGCGTCTGGCCCCGTCAAATGGATGCCTGGGATCTTTGTTGGCGTCATCCTGGATGGGACCGATCACTCGGTACAGCATCGCCATCCCGATCAGGTCATGCTGCAGATGATTTTGGATTTCTCGCACGCGCTGCATCAGACCTACAGTTATCTGCCAAGTTACCTCTCTCTGGTGGAGTCCCTGAGAGAGGGAGCACCAAGCACACGTTGGTCGTTTTATCACCATAGAGAGGAAGATCGCTCCAATAATTATCATCCCATCTACCTGGAAACCCCGCTGTTGGACGTTTTGCGCGGTACTCAGACCATTGAGGACCAGCAGGAAGCCTTGTATGCGGCCATCTGCGAGGCACTTCAGCTTCTACAACATGATCGCTGTCTGTCGGCTCTCACTGAAGAATGCCGAGCGACCCTTGAAGCTGAGTTACTTCCCAGTGACTGA
- a CDS encoding IS5 family transposase (programmed frameshift), whose product MAGRYELSDQRWQVIEDIVSPPQAMGRPRRDDRQMLNGILWILCAGAQWRDLPERYGPWKTVYQRFRQWRDDGTFDHILSRLHLRLREDGYMDLNTWMVDSTSIRATRSASGAGKKGGQLEPLDHALGRSRGGLTTKIHLLCDSQGVPITFSLSAGQRADSTYLTELLEKVRLPGRAGRPRKRSRYLVADKGYDSDALRHYCTRYGMRPIIPRRRMHRRPRPGLPHQFDRPKYRQRNVVERLFGWLKEKRRLNTRYDKLASSYRAMVTLACIERCMRVDFSDRT is encoded by the exons ATGGCAGGCCGTTACGAACTTTCCGATCAGCGCTGGCAAGTGATCGAAGATATTGTTTCTCCGCCGCAGGCTATGGGACGCCCACGCCGGGATGATCGCCAGATGCTCAACGGCATTCTGTGGATTCTCTGCGCCGGGGCACAGTGGCGCGACCTGCCGGAGCGTTATGGTCCGTGGAAAACCGTCTATCAGCGCTTCCGACAGTGGCGTGACGACGGCACGTTCGACCACATTCTGTCCCGCCTACATCTGCGTCTGCGTGAAGATGGCTATATGGACCTCAATACTTGGATGGTGGATTCGACGTCCATCAGAGCAACCCGGTCGGCCAGCGGTGCCGGCAAAAAGGGGGGTCAAT TAGAACCGCTGGATCATGCACTCGGCCGCAGTCGTGGCGGGTTGACCACGAAGATCCACCTGCTGTGTGACAGCCAGGGCGTTCCCATCACATTTTCTTTGTCTGCAGGCCAGCGCGCGGATTCGACCTACTTAACGGAGCTACTGGAGAAGGTTCGATTGCCGGGGCGTGCGGGTCGTCCTCGCAAGCGCAGCCGCTATCTTGTGGCGGACAAGGGCTACGACAGCGATGCATTACGACATTACTGCACACGTTACGGTATGCGCCCGATCATCCCCAGACGGCGCATGCATCGACGCCCGAGGCCAGGCCTGCCGCATCAGTTTGATAGACCCAAATACCGTCAGCGCAACGTGGTAGAGCGTCTGTTTGGCTGGCTCAAGGAAAAGCGTCGGCTGAATACTCGCTACGACAAGCTTGCCAGCAGTTACAGAGCGATGGTCACGCTGGCCTGCATCGAACGATGTATGAGGGTCGACTTTTCAGACAGAACCTAG
- a CDS encoding helix-turn-helix transcriptional regulator, which translates to MSDLRDTLFRYLTLLQLIPRYPGRASTPVLKEKLAERGFQIDSRSLQRDLRDRLSVHFPLVCDDSQKPYRWYFDRDFHCNLPALDVPSALTLVLAEEYLKGLLPPVVIGQLSPHFTDARRLLDELSSNGLSRWARKVRAIPNGKALIPAELNADTWQVVTEALLEQKAIDVTYLSRSSETEKPLTLHPQGMVSRHSVTYLLATVNSYADIRQFALHRVRHAALSEQPWRAREDFNIDTYIQGGAFGYRQGAHDVTLSADIARSVAWLLQETPLSHEQSIEALPGSDWYRLTARVPDDQQTLWWLMGLGANVKVLAPSAWRDELKATAERVLAHYADDASAVHDDT; encoded by the coding sequence ATGTCTGATCTGCGCGATACGCTGTTTCGTTATTTGACGCTGCTGCAACTGATTCCGCGTTATCCGGGGCGTGCTTCTACGCCGGTGCTGAAGGAAAAGCTGGCCGAGCGTGGCTTTCAGATTGATTCTCGCTCGCTCCAGCGCGATTTGCGCGACCGCCTTTCCGTGCACTTTCCGCTGGTCTGCGACGACAGCCAAAAGCCCTATCGTTGGTATTTTGATCGGGATTTTCATTGCAACCTACCTGCACTGGACGTGCCCAGTGCGCTCACGCTGGTACTTGCCGAAGAGTACCTCAAGGGCCTGCTACCACCGGTGGTTATCGGTCAGCTGTCGCCGCACTTTACCGATGCCCGTCGGCTGCTGGATGAGCTGTCGTCCAACGGGCTGAGCCGCTGGGCACGCAAGGTGCGCGCGATTCCCAACGGCAAGGCGCTGATTCCAGCCGAGTTGAATGCAGATACTTGGCAAGTAGTCACTGAGGCGCTGCTGGAGCAAAAGGCCATCGACGTGACCTATCTGTCGCGCAGCAGTGAAACCGAGAAACCGTTGACGCTACACCCCCAAGGGATGGTCAGCCGGCACAGCGTGACCTACCTGCTGGCCACGGTGAACAGCTACGCCGATATTCGTCAGTTCGCGCTGCATCGAGTCAGGCACGCAGCGTTAAGCGAGCAGCCGTGGCGCGCCAGAGAAGACTTCAATATTGATACATACATTCAAGGCGGCGCTTTTGGTTACCGGCAAGGAGCGCACGACGTTACCTTGAGCGCGGATATCGCTCGGTCAGTCGCTTGGCTTTTGCAGGAAACGCCGCTCTCCCACGAGCAGTCCATCGAAGCACTTCCAGGCTCGGACTGGTACCGCTTAACTGCCCGTGTCCCCGACGATCAACAAACACTCTGGTGGCTAATGGGGCTCGGCGCCAACGTCAAGGTACTGGCGCCCAGTGCATGGCGCGACGAGCTAAAAGCCACCGCCGAGCGGGTGCTGGCGCACTATGCGGATGATGCCTCGGCTGTCCACGACGATACTTAA
- a CDS encoding DUF2201 family putative metallopeptidase, with translation MNTLNTVAPDHTSSLNRCSSHPTPALSAALSSQADQELEKWQQDRKHWEDALPVLGWLSHCLTLQPVEQPGFTTVSTDGRYLYFCPVYSATLTDTERRFWHAHLIWHCVAGHLYAPLGVHAHRWHLACDHEINSLLLALDVPLSDNAVLFPARCGHSALQVYHWLADHPSPQSESTPDIHPAALWLYGASALADPALIALWRRRAHLAAREIPALPTMVAAFCVSR, from the coding sequence ATGAATACGCTCAACACGGTAGCTCCTGACCACACCTCATCTCTCAACCGTTGCTCATCTCACCCTACTCCTGCGTTGAGTGCTGCGCTTTCATCGCAAGCCGATCAAGAACTGGAAAAATGGCAGCAGGACCGCAAGCATTGGGAAGACGCTTTGCCAGTATTGGGCTGGCTCAGCCACTGCCTGACGTTACAGCCGGTTGAGCAACCAGGGTTTACCACCGTCAGTACCGATGGCCGCTATCTGTATTTTTGCCCCGTGTATAGCGCAACGCTAACCGATACTGAGCGCCGCTTTTGGCACGCACACCTGATCTGGCACTGTGTTGCCGGCCACCTGTATGCACCGTTAGGCGTACATGCCCATCGCTGGCACCTTGCCTGCGACCACGAAATCAACAGCCTGTTGCTGGCGCTTGATGTGCCGCTTTCTGATAACGCCGTGCTATTTCCCGCACGCTGCGGACACAGTGCCTTGCAGGTGTACCACTGGCTGGCGGACCACCCTTCGCCACAGAGTGAATCCACGCCGGATATTCATCCGGCAGCCCTTTGGCTATACGGGGCTTCCGCCTTGGCTGATCCTGCGCTTATTGCCCTGTGGCGACGCCGAGCGCATTTAGCCGCGCGTGAGATACCGGCACTGCCCACTATGGTCGCCGCGTTTTGTGTATCGCGCTAA